CCACGGCCTGACCGTCGGCGACGGGGTGTTCGAGACCACCAAGGTCATCCACGGCGTGCCGTTCGCGCGCACCCGGCACCTGGCCCGGCTGCACGACTCGGCCCGGGCGATCGGCCTGCCGCTGCCCGACGACGACTATCTGCGCGCAGCCATCGACGCGGTGTGCGCCACGGTCGCCGACGCGCCGCTGGCCCGGCTGCGCCTCACGGTCACCGCCGGCCCCGGGCCGGCCGGCTCCGCGCGCGGTGCGGGTCCGCCCACGGTGTGGGCCTCCGCGACGCCCACAAGCCCGCCCAGCGCCCCGGAGACGGCCATTGTGGTCCCGTGGCGGCGCAACGAGAACGGGGCGCTCACTGGCGTGAAGACGACGTCCTACGCGGAGAACGTGGTCGCCCTGGCCACGGCCCGCGCGGCCGGGGTCGGAGAGGCATTGCTGGCCAATACCGCCGGCGAGTTGTGCGAGGGCACCGGCACCAACGTGTTCTGCGTACTGGACGGGGTCGCCTGTACGCCACCGCTGCGTTCCGGCTGTCTGGCCGGGGTCACCCGAGCGCTTTTACTGGCCTGGTGCCCACAGGTCGTGGAGCGCTCCCTGAGCCTGGCCGACCTGGCCCGCGCGGAGGAGGTGTTCCTCACCTCCGCCACCCGCGACGTGCACGCCGTGGCCTCGGTGGACGGCCGCCGCCCCGGCGGACCAAAGGCCCCGGTACCCGGCCCGGTCACCACGGCGATCGCCGCGCGGTTCGCTGCCCGCGCCGCCGAGGACCACGACCCGTAACAACGAAGGGGCGGCGCTCGCGAAGCGAGTCGCCGCCCGTTCTGCGGCGCGGAGCGCCGCCATGTGACGAGATCTGATCAGCTGCGGTTCGCGCTTTCCGCGAACAGTCCTCTCCTACCCGATCAGATCTCCGCGATGAGTTGCGTCAACGCGGTGTCGATGTCCAGGTGCATGGATTCGTCACCAGCCGGGACCGTGGCGTAGGTGCGCTCCAGGAAGGTCGACAGCTCGGGAGCCGGGGCCTCCAACAGTGCTTCGCCCTCGGGGGAGCTCAGCGATACGTACACGACCTGCTCGCCGGCCTCGCTGGACGGCCAGACACGCACGTCACCCAGGCCGGCATCGTCCTTCAGGCCCGCCGCGAGCAGGTCGCGGGCGAACACCCACTCGACGGTGTCACCGGCGGCGTGGAAGGTGGCATGGATCGCATACGGATCCGAAACGTCGTACCGCAGCGCGGCGGGGACGGGCAAGGCTGCATCGCCGGCGACCAAAAGTCGCAAGCGAAGCTCGCAGGTGACCGAAGACTCTGCCTTCATCTGCGCGCGTGCCTCTCTCGATGGTGCTCGGCGGTTTGCCCGGCCTCTCCGGGGACCCTTGCGTTGCCGCAGGTGGCTCCGGGAGTCAAACCTTGCCGCGCTTGGCGTCGTTCAGGCTGTACAACGCCCGTCGGAAGCTCAGGTCACTGTGTATCGCCAGGATTCTTCGTCAGGCAAGGGTCCGAGCGCTTCGCAATGGCCTGGTCATCACGCTCGGTCAAGCCGTCGGAAGTGATCTCCGTCGAGAGAGTTTCAACGCTCGCGGCGACCGGTATGTCCGGGTTGTCCAGCCCAAAACGGGATGCCAGGGGCCCTTGGAGCTCCTCACCGGTCGTCCGCCCGCCGTTCGCGCGAACGGCACGGGAGGCACTCAATCGGACACCGTGACCCATTGCAGTGGATCTTGGCTCAGCCAAATTTGAATCGGCCTTGGCGAGTGGTAGCCGCCGGCATGGTCATGTGCTCCGGTGCTCAACCGAAGGGCCGGTGCCCATCGGGTAGGGTTTCGCAGCGCGTCCCGGGCGATTAGCTCAGCGGGAGAGCGCCCCGCTCACACCGGGGAGGTCACTGGTTCGATCCCAGTATCGCCCACCCGACACA
The DNA window shown above is from Sporichthyaceae bacterium and carries:
- a CDS encoding aminotransferase class IV; its protein translation is MSSVWLNGRMVPVEQATVPITDHGLTVGDGVFETTKVIHGVPFARTRHLARLHDSARAIGLPLPDDDYLRAAIDAVCATVADAPLARLRLTVTAGPGPAGSARGAGPPTVWASATPTSPPSAPETAIVVPWRRNENGALTGVKTTSYAENVVALATARAAGVGEALLANTAGELCEGTGTNVFCVLDGVACTPPLRSGCLAGVTRALLLAWCPQVVERSLSLADLARAEEVFLTSATRDVHAVASVDGRRPGGPKAPVPGPVTTAIAARFAARAAEDHDP
- a CDS encoding SsgA family sporulation/cell division regulator, whose translation is MKAESSVTCELRLRLLVAGDAALPVPAALRYDVSDPYAIHATFHAAGDTVEWVFARDLLAAGLKDDAGLGDVRVWPSSEAGEQVVYVSLSSPEGEALLEAPAPELSTFLERTYATVPAGDESMHLDIDTALTQLIAEI